The DNA window CGTTTAAATTCAGCTTTTTCTCGACAACGCCACGGTTAATTCTGAAGCGTATTGCGATCAGCTGGACAAATTCAGTAATGTTTCACACCATGCGAGGCTTCATACTAGTTTTATGACTCGCTTTAAGCTTTTGCAGCTTGAATGGGATGTGTTGCTACACCCACCCGACATCTAGACTTGACGCTTTCAAACTTATCGGTCATTTTTTAGATGGGAGAACCTTCACCTCAAATCACGACTTCAAAAACCAATTGGATCAGACTCTGCAAGGATCAAAAAGTTTTTGAGCGTCGAATTAGTCTCGTACCCGAAAGGTAACAAAAGGTTTTGGATCAAAATTGATAATATagattttcataaaatgttttacaaaataaaaaaattgtgtttaaactggactaaaacaagaaaattacttagtgaacgaccCATATTATACATCtttgttcgaattttttttctggatgaaaatgaGGTCGATACTGGCAATAAGCCTTCGATAATTACCTGGAATATGAGATTTGTATGAGGAATTTCTGTATTCAGTTACAAAAAAGTAATGGTAATAGAAATTTGTAATGATAATGGTAATTTAGgtatatttccaataaaatcaCTCTTACATACTTGGAATGTCATTTTTGGTACGGATATTGCTCTAATTGCATTCACAATTGGCAGGTTTATACTCGTTATGACAGTAATTGTATTGGTaatggtatttgaaaaaataatggaattgtAACTGTAATAATAATGGTTATTGTGATAGTGATGATAATGGCAATTGTAACTGTAATGACAATGACAATTGTAATAATGATAATTGTAATGTGGATGGAAATGTAATTCACGGCTGGTTAAATGTGGTTTCCAGCAAATGAAAGAAGTCCTAATTCCAAGATACGTCGAATAATGATTACAGTAgtggtaatataaaaaattcgatattgaaaatttgtactgatattaaaaatattttcgaccGATAttgataatgataataataatggtaatataattaataatataatgataatgataatgattaatgataatgaaaatgataatgataatgataatgataatgataatgataatgataatgataatgataatgataatgataatgataatgataatgataatgataatgataatgataatgataatgataatgataatgataatgataatgataatgataatgataatgataatgataatgataatgataatgataatgataatgataacggtaatgataatgataatgatattgataatgataatgataatgataatgataatgataatgataattataatgataatgataatgataatgaatGAAGTAGTTTTATCTGAAAGTTTTTGCAGCTTTTGATGGTTGTCAAAAAGTATAAACCAGGAACCTGACCTCTCACGGTCTACAAGAAATTTCGTCAGGAGGTTACAGTTACAAATTCGGTTAACTGTATAGTCCTTTTGATAGCTTTCGCTGCTTGAGGATAGTCAAAATCGATcgcaaaacttcaaatttgcTTCTTGGAAATAAGCGTCCTGAGAATTTTTGAAATCACCTAGATGATGACTtccttatttactttttttaaattcacagaCTCTTTCACTGACTTCAATAATTTCCCAATAATTTTCAACACACGAATTTCGAGAAAGAACATGATACAACactcaaatataaaatttagatcACATGAGATTTTGTTACTaaatatatgaaagaaaaaacttcaaaaccAATTACTGAAAAgataaaattatacttttttacaattttaaccACAAAAAGCTCTTCAAATCCAAGTACCGAAAGTAGAATTATACTCTTTTACAACTTTAACAACAAATAGCTCTTCTTTAAAAGAAAAGATAACAAAAAACTCCGAAAATGCGTCGCATCTATTCCACGAACTTACTAAAGCATATCGGCATCGAAGACGATATGATAACGGAAGAAAAACGACTTCAATGCCCCACTGTAGGCGCCGAACAACCGACCGAATTTCCAGAAGTAATCATTCAAACTGAATTCTTAGAGTCCAGTCACTATCACATCGAGACCGCACAGAAATGGCTTGTGTTGAACGGCAAAAATGGGCGACAACACAAATTTCCGCTACAAACCATCTTGCCCAAAGTGCAAATGACGCGTACGGTGCCAGCGAAGCATCTACCACGTGATGTTGAAGTTGATCGACGTCGGCGACAAAACAGTAAACTGGATTTATTGCAAATGCTGGATGAGGCCGGCATAACCAACGGCGATCTAATGCCAACCGAAATACTGTACTACAGCCTCTCCGATAATGTCTTCAAACACTTTCTACCATTGAgtttctttgatgactcggACTATGACACAAACTCACCGGAGGCGTGGTTGAGTTTAGGCAAAGTGGAGGATGGCATATATCCACTGCCAGCAAAAGCTTTCCTGCCATACAAGCAAAGTCTATTCGACTACAGGTGGCAATATGCCGCCGTTAGCGCTTACGATAAGGAAACAACTAAATGGACAGTGCTGAACTTGGATGATGAGATGTTATATGAAATACCAAGTATACAAATTATGTTTCTTGCGGATAGTCCAAAAATGTTCGTGCAACGCATTCAAAAAGCGCAAAATGATCGTTGCTATGCCGAGCGGGTGATCAAAATGGAGTCAATCGTGGATTGTGTGCTGATGCAAGATATTGAAGATCAGCGCTTTATGCGTAACGATCGTATCGATAATCTGCTACAGAAGGTGATCGGCAGAGCCGATGataaatttcaatatcaattgcGCATCGAAGTCTATCTTGTGTTCGAACATTTAATGGCGTGTTATGAGTTCGAAAAATTCGTCAAACTCATGCCGAAAGAGTTTCCCACCTTTGATGACAATCTCATCGCGAATTCCTTGCCACGCGCCTTCAAATCGGTGGCGAATATTAATGAAGCGCGTAGCTGTAAGAGCTTTCGTGTGAATATCAAAAAGTTACGTTACCTTTTATTGCGCTCGACCATATTCTATATTGGCGCCGGCATCGAGGCTATGTGTAATGTCGCCGTGCAGTGTCAGTATATTGAGAcattatcgatttttttgaccGGCTTTGTGAAACCCGTAGCGCTGAATGATTTCCTACAGTCACAGCAGTCGAATAGCAATAATGTTGCGACATATTTGAAGAATTTCTGGCCACAAAAGATATCGTCCGGCATAACATTGGTGCTGCGCGCACTCGGTAAAGGTTGGCTGGACATCAGCCTCGATAAGTGGAGCGTCTATCAGATGTGCAAGATATCACGTTTCATATTACAGACGAAATTTCGCATGCAAGAATCTATGCAGGTGCTCTTGGAGAAATCGATCGATACTTTTAGCGTATATTTGACGGATCCATGTTTGCAATTCCTGAAACTACAAGCGGACTATAAGTGGCGCAATAATTACATTGAGACGGAGTTTCCATGTGAGAAACCCATATTTTTTCTAATCATCACCATATCGGAGGCTAGGAAGGTGGTTTACTCAACCACACCGGAAGATTTTGCACCGCTGCTGACAGATATCTTCAAGAAGGCATTGGAGAAGACTAGCGGTGTGCGCTGCATTGAGGCTGAGACTTTGTTAAATCTTAAATTTGCTCCGAATCTATATATAGAGACGGTTGAGCTCATTGAAGATTTATTCATACAATGGAATGATCTACTGGGTCGTTGTTATATTCAAGCCGTACTACCGCTAAATTCCTACGCACGTCTTTATGAACGCTTCATCGATTTCTATCTGCTAAATGTCAATGAATACATGCGCGAATACGAGTCAATAAAACGTTCCTCGTCTGAGGTGAAATACGACATATTGGAGCACAAACGTCAGAAAGAGGAATTACGTGAGATCTTACCAGCGTTCATTACGATCGGTCCGTTTCTGATTAATGTGGATCTAATGAAACAGCTGATGATTAAGAAACACACGGAAATTGTACGCAAACTCTTCGAATACTATATACAACGCATGTGGGATATAAATGAGACCATTTTGGAGCAATGCTTAAGCATATATCAGAAGATTACCGATCGTCCGCAAAGCATTGAACATCTGTATGAGATACGCGACTTTGCCGCCACAGTGCCAGATGTCGTCGAGCAGTTGCGTGCGGATATTCAAATTATGTGGTTGGAATATGAAATGCTAGACAGCTTCTTCTATAATCTTAGTGATACACAATTCGCTATGAAATGGGAGGTTTACGCTTGGCCTCACACAATTATGCAGCGTTTGGGTACTTTGCGTGAGGAGCAAAAGAATGATATCGAAGAGTTTCGACGCGTACATTCCAGTGAGTGCATTAGTTTTGAGGAACGTCTGGAGTCGTTGAACGAAGAAATACAAGCCTTTTCCTTAATATTCGAACCGAATAAGGTGACCGAGACAGCGGTGGAGGTGAGTAAAAGGCCGAGAGTTGTTTGCATTCCATTTGCTTCCTAGAAAACTGTTTCAAAATGATCAAAAGTTTCGCCCCAAAGTCTGGATTCCCCCTCGTTGAAACGAAAGTAAGGAATCACTGTTTCCAAACGGGAAATCGAGATATGGCAACACTTTTGCGTTCTATAAGATCATGTTTATCTATTTGAAACTAATTtctatagtggttatttattccTCGCTTGGGTGATAAGCTTCGGATTGGTTGTCATCGAAATCATCTAACGGTAGGGCCAGGAAACGTGCTGATTTTACTTAGTCAAACCATAGGAAGAAGGGTATTAGATGAGTTCAGTTCgttgggcatgcaaagagggtGTTAGTGGCGTGCGAAGACCTGCCTGCTGAacatataagtatttaaaatgTCGCGGTCACTTCTGGagaagtaggagtttaacctgccaGTACCTAGAACGAAGCTACGGAAGGGTCACTATAGATTCTTatggcaactcgagctcttcgtatACAATAGGTTGACTCATAGTAAGCGACCCACAGAGATAGAGCAGATGAAGGTGTTCATGGCtacactgtgaatggcggtcagtgcgtgtctgaagttagttgcgtccgaagtctggtcggagTATTGTTCGATGATATGAAGCTGAAGCGACAGATACAGTGACagacgagatatacgacgacattgacatagtttagcgaatcaagagacagcagcTTCTCTGGCTAGGGTATGTTGTCCGGGTGAAAGAGAACACTCCAAATTTggaggttttcgattcagtatccGCAGGTAGAAACAGGGGGGGGAAGAAGACTCCGTTGGAGAGGTGAGGCTGAGATCTGCGCTTggtatctccaattggcgccgctTCTGACCCTTCTATGTTGATTGATTTGGTGtccatttttcatttattactttttagaACTTGCTGAAGCCTAGGCTAGGTTAGACTACGTGAGACCACGAAAAATCCCATTTAGACAATTATAAAGACCGTCGCTTATATACAAAGCGCCTAGAGCCTGCCACAAATTTAATAAGGCGGCTAATATCAAGTCTAGCCAATTAGCCAGGTTCGTAGAAAATATGGCAACCCAGATAGTTCAACCTTAGTTTATCGAAAGCTGGGCAAAAGAAAGTATAGAGattttccacctcatcttcctcccaacaactttgacaagttgcgtTCTTCAAAACATTCAGCCTTACCGCATGAGTGCCAATATTACAATGACCAGTTAAGACATACGTATATCATCGCGGCAACTAGAGTCTTGCTAAGGGTGGTAGTTCAGTAGACCTTTTACGTTCCACCCTTGGCTAAAGGCTTTCGCAATAACACAAGTGCTGATTATTGAGCAACGATTGAGTTCACCCGAGTCCCATAAATCAGCCGTCATAACACACGAGGATAGTGGAAGACCTGCTCGATTCCATCTTGATGGGATTTGGGTAACGTCAtgcaagctcatcggctttacaGTTTGCAGCTAGAGATTCTGCTGAGTCCAGACATCCAGACAAGTCTAATATGGAAGTAGCTTGATACTACTGCTGAAGTTTAAGTTCGAAGGAAATCATTAGGTGGAGCTTATTCTCACTAAGGTCTTTACCTTAAATGCCTTCCTTCTCAATCTGCGTGTAGAACCGGGCTTAAACAGTGAATAAAGGTTCATATTCAGCGGTGCTGCTTAGTGAATTTCTGTTTCTTCTTCGTGTTCTGTTTTTTAAAGTTCTTTGAATATTCTTAGAGTGCACTGGCTTACCCGAACTGACCACCATACTCAGACGACAAAAGCAAGAGTTGTCGACGAGACTAATTTCAATATCAAATAACttattttacttcattttcattGTAGGTCAAAAAAACCTGGAAGCAAATACAAGAATTGGAGAAACTCGGCAAAACACTACAGTATCGTCAGAAACTTTTCGACCTAGAAGATCTCTCATTAGAATTTCTTGAAAGTATTATAAGCGGTTTTACACCATACCGTCAATTGTGGCTAACTTGTTTGGACTTTCTGAAACTCGAAGAAGCGACCGTTGGCAATCCATTAGTCAATATTGATTTGGAAGATGTTTGGAATTCCATTCAAGATATACGAAAATCCTTAAATGAAACGTATAATATTTTCACCGAGAAGCCCGAAA is part of the Bactrocera tryoni isolate S06 unplaced genomic scaffold, CSIRO_BtryS06_freeze2 scaffold_963, whole genome shotgun sequence genome and encodes:
- the LOC120782143 gene encoding dynein heavy chain 1, axonemal, translating into MRRIYSTNLLKHIGIEDDMITEEKRLQCPTVGAEQPTEFPEVIIQTEFLESSHYHIETAQKWLVLNGKNGRQHKFPLQTILPKVQMTRTVPAKHLPRDVEVDRRRRQNSKLDLLQMLDEAGITNGDLMPTEILYYSLSDNVFKHFLPLSFFDDSDYDTNSPEAWLSLGKVEDGIYPLPAKAFLPYKQSLFDYRWQYAAVSAYDKETTKWTVLNLDDEMLYEIPSIQIMFLADSPKMFVQRIQKAQNDRCYAERVIKMESIVDCVLMQDIEDQRFMRNDRIDNLLQKVIGRADDKFQYQLRIEVYLVFEHLMACYEFEKFVKLMPKEFPTFDDNLIANSLPRAFKSVANINEARSCKSFRVNIKKLRYLLLRSTIFYIGAGIEAMCNVAVQCQYIETLSIFLTGFVKPVALNDFLQSQQSNSNNVATYLKNFWPQKISSGITLVLRALGKGWLDISLDKWSVYQMCKISRFILQTKFRMQESMQVLLEKSIDTFSVYLTDPCLQFLKLQADYKWRNNYIETEFPCEKPIFFLIITISEARKVVYSTTPEDFAPLLTDIFKKALEKTSGVRCIEAETLLNLKFAPNLYIETVELIEDLFIQWNDLLGRCYIQAVLPLNSYARLYERFIDFYLLNVNEYMREYESIKRSSSEVKYDILEHKRQKEELREILPAFITIGPFLINVDLMKQLMIKKHTEIVRKLFEYYIQRMWDINETILEQCLSIYQKITDRPQSIEHLYEIRDFAATVPDVVEQLRADIQIMWLEYEMLDSFFYNLSDTQFAMKWEVYAWPHTIMQRLGTLREEQKNDIEEFRRVHSSECISFEERLESLNEEIQAFSLIFEPNKVTETAVEVKKTWKQIQELEKLGKTLQYRQKLFDLEDLSLEFLESIISGFTPYRQLWLTCLDFLKLEEATVGNPLVNIDLEDVWNSIQDIRKSLNETYNIFTEKPEIQDVAKFYLAKCDDFVPVWQCIDWLKNEHWLYMHWQELSTRSGMEIKYSAAMNFSYLVRKGIMENLSLVHEISSKAEYEANEYRRQLEEEERRKEQELQELIMRKALRKCRRDILLDEPQGEVEKKEGEKAETLQNYASYRSEEVDHELPERSTIILIIDNTASFSMNENISCSDIDMSAEEVSPVVKNTIIFKENTHDLSAKFTDISLDESCIDTVVIEENIIESDTLNNTAQNNESELTENKNAPEVNELFQTALLELGRRLWSSSPEKQHYTKGCLWSPDGTCILTPVHLDGMHVIELPRDLYTAFSTKTVSANRELSKLETAVHVKEGGTVYDYAWYPFMNSNAPETCCWLASRQHEPIHMWDAFNAELRCTYRGYDNVDEVESAIAVTFSNDGEKVYGGYKKSIKIFDTNVPGRDSSSISVKQAISCFALTRDNDRTVTTGSWNGYINHFDLRAPKLGPLFTLGGHTGGITWLRYAVLANSDNWSLFSGARKDNKILEWDMRNYSSPVREFTRNVATNQRIYFDVCPYDERWLVSGDTSGFLCIWDLENNVEEKLPLHGDCCNGANFHPSLPILATTSGQHHFVDMTEDEIATKCINTDLNEEDITIDYENALMLWWIGKNNEGDNASDLA